The proteins below come from a single Mesorhizobium loti genomic window:
- a CDS encoding type II toxin-antitoxin system RelE/ParE family toxin codes for MRLKWSAFALADRDDIFTHIEAESPRAAAAVDEHIAQAVLRLVEFPESGRPGRVPGTRELVISRTPYIAAYVLTHDAIRILRVLHGAQMWPEDFSSD; via the coding sequence ATGAGGCTGAAATGGTCAGCGTTTGCGCTTGCTGATCGCGACGACATCTTCACCCATATCGAAGCCGAAAGCCCGCGCGCGGCGGCTGCCGTTGACGAGCATATCGCGCAGGCGGTGCTCCGCCTGGTCGAGTTTCCCGAGAGTGGACGCCCTGGACGAGTGCCCGGCACGCGGGAGCTGGTCATCTCCCGAACGCCATATATTGCAGCCTACGTTCTAACCCATGATGCTATCCGTATCCTGCGTGTTCTCCATGGTGCGCAGATGTGGCCCGAGGACTTTTCGTCCGACTAG
- a CDS encoding DUF736 domain-containing protein — MATIGTFTSTGNGFTGTIKTLNLNVKAKLVRVENPSDKGPHFRIFAAANVELGAAWQKVSAEGRDYLSVKLDDPSFPAPIYATLIEVDGEQGLQLIWSRSNRD; from the coding sequence ATGGCTACCATCGGCACCTTCACCTCCACCGGCAACGGCTTCACCGGCACGATCAAAACCCTCAACCTCAACGTCAAGGCCAAGCTGGTCCGCGTCGAGAACCCCTCGGACAAGGGCCCGCACTTCCGCATCTTCGCGGCGGCGAATGTCGAATTGGGCGCCGCCTGGCAGAAGGTCTCCGCAGAAGGCCGTGACTACCTCTCGGTCAAGCTGGACGACCCGAGCTTCCCCGCTCCGATCTACGCCACCCTGATCGAAGTTGACGGCGAGCAAGGCCTGCAGCTGATCTGGTCCCGATCAAACCGGGACTGA
- a CDS encoding type II toxin-antitoxin system Phd/YefM family antitoxin yields MRTVNIHEAKTHLSRLIDKAAKGESFIIAKSGKPMVKVVAIDAPAAGETRRVGFMAGQFSVPDDFDRMAGEEIEKLFGGDA; encoded by the coding sequence ATGCGCACCGTCAATATCCACGAGGCCAAGACGCATCTGTCACGCCTTATCGACAAGGCGGCCAAGGGCGAATCTTTCATCATCGCCAAATCCGGCAAGCCGATGGTGAAGGTCGTCGCGATAGACGCTCCTGCGGCCGGCGAAACGCGTCGCGTCGGGTTTATGGCCGGGCAGTTTTCCGTTCCGGACGATTTTGATCGCATGGCCGGTGAGGAAATCGAGAAGCTGTTTGGCGGCGACGCATGA